From the Solibacillus sp. FSL R5-0449 genome, one window contains:
- a CDS encoding DUF6612 family protein — translation MKKRYLFAMSTLSIALVAGCGDTAEPVDGTENEANLTLQQVYENAMQRQQNLKSVHAETKMDQVTTFLMDGQTMEMTSNSNLAMDIQQNPMAMYSKGTIEMDMGEDNMEMPIEMYMTEEDGFYLYNGESNEWLKMPDEQYEQLLAQTGAQADASQQLEQLEQFIEDFSFEQDEENYLLTLNIEGDQFKQFILSQMGASLGESMEMNEEILKNMSFEDSQYNIVVAKDTFDIKEMDMDLKIITNVEGQETTIENDANIVYSKFDEVKEINIPNEVLKEAKTE, via the coding sequence TTGAAAAAAAGATATTTATTCGCAATGTCTACTTTATCAATTGCATTGGTTGCAGGATGTGGGGATACAGCAGAACCGGTTGACGGTACAGAAAACGAAGCCAATTTAACTTTACAGCAAGTATATGAAAATGCCATGCAGCGCCAGCAGAATTTAAAAAGTGTTCATGCTGAAACAAAAATGGATCAGGTGACGACTTTCTTAATGGATGGTCAGACGATGGAAATGACGAGCAACTCGAATTTGGCAATGGATATTCAGCAAAATCCGATGGCCATGTATTCTAAAGGAACAATCGAAATGGATATGGGCGAGGATAACATGGAAATGCCTATTGAAATGTATATGACAGAAGAAGATGGCTTTTACTTATATAACGGCGAATCGAATGAATGGCTGAAAATGCCGGATGAGCAATATGAACAGCTGTTGGCGCAAACCGGTGCACAGGCAGATGCATCACAGCAACTTGAACAGCTTGAGCAGTTTATCGAAGATTTCAGTTTTGAACAGGACGAAGAAAATTATTTACTGACATTGAATATAGAAGGGGACCAATTCAAGCAGTTCATCCTTTCGCAAATGGGTGCAAGCCTTGGAGAATCAATGGAAATGAATGAGGAAATTTTAAAAAATATGTCCTTTGAAGATTCACAGTATAATATAGTTGTAGCAAAAGATACGTTTGACATAAAAGAAATGGATATGGATCTGAAAATCATCACAAATGTCGAAGGTCAGGAAACAACGATTGAAAATGATGCAAACATTGTCTATTCTAAATTCGATGAAGTAAAAGAGATCAATATACCAAATGAAGTTTTAAAAGAAGCAAAAACTGAATGA
- a CDS encoding diguanylate cyclase gives MMSSIYSMDLLNLLFKNSNDAVFFMEKTDEKYRYIFVNDAAVKLINTNPCGKTIEQVIPSHLAKTIIHHYDLTLEQNKQVEFEDFTYERMNVRKQRTTTIPVTQDGKNYILAITKEVSMSLDLEDKYLFMRSLFSNSFLSTILVSNDLQLLEANTKFLDEFNIQLEDASRTSILDMPFIERKMAKRLKSYLKRAQLGENIQSKMLFFIDKYNEQRCFTASFSTLTSNGDNIAVFIILQEITEFIKQGQALRTASHGLEMFKNAINSFAEVIFTDADGNMMDVNERVIENTGYTRGELIGKPYHFLHSTYQSDFGSTSYWHNVSKEGIWRDEVCNCRKNGDIYWVDSTVIPLKNELGDIEQFLMVQYNISSEKKLMSDLYKIERNFRAITENTNDFIVVTDRYGKIKYASPSYTRKLGYHEEELIGVPYDRLLKPECVQLWHEALNPETIDRVEEQKIELLLYKKDNSTIWTEGNYTLTFDLANHEITEIVMVSREITERKQLEDQLTYLAYHDSLTQLGNRRKLYKDFPMLKAEADETGTCLAILYLDGDNFKQVNDLYGHDVGDEFLIQFGKSLVRSVRNEDLVIRLGGDEFLIVLTGLSIYETDRTAQLAQIVGRIKENLQIGWMIREAHFSPTASMGLSIYPKHSVSLDVLIDLADQELYKAKQSFN, from the coding sequence ATGATGAGTTCCATTTATTCAATGGATCTATTGAATTTGTTATTCAAAAATAGTAATGATGCTGTGTTCTTTATGGAAAAAACAGATGAAAAGTATCGTTATATTTTTGTCAATGATGCTGCAGTAAAATTGATTAATACAAATCCCTGCGGCAAAACGATCGAACAGGTAATCCCGTCCCATTTGGCAAAAACAATTATTCACCATTATGACTTAACACTCGAACAAAACAAACAAGTTGAATTCGAGGATTTCACCTATGAAAGAATGAATGTTCGAAAACAAAGAACGACAACTATTCCAGTAACACAAGACGGGAAAAATTATATTTTGGCTATAACAAAGGAAGTGTCCATGAGTCTAGATTTGGAAGATAAATATTTATTTATGCGCTCCTTATTTTCCAACTCATTTTTATCAACAATACTCGTTTCCAATGATCTGCAACTGCTTGAAGCCAACACGAAATTTTTGGATGAATTTAATATACAGTTGGAAGATGCATCCCGTACCAGTATATTAGATATGCCATTTATAGAAAGAAAAATGGCAAAGAGATTAAAATCTTATTTGAAACGTGCGCAGCTTGGTGAAAATATTCAATCAAAAATGCTGTTCTTTATTGATAAATATAATGAGCAGCGATGTTTTACCGCCTCTTTTTCGACGCTGACAAGTAATGGTGATAATATTGCCGTATTTATTATATTGCAGGAAATAACAGAATTTATTAAACAAGGACAGGCATTACGAACGGCATCGCATGGCTTGGAAATGTTCAAAAATGCGATCAATTCATTTGCCGAAGTTATTTTTACTGACGCTGACGGAAATATGATGGATGTCAATGAACGGGTTATCGAAAATACAGGTTACACGCGTGGCGAATTAATCGGCAAGCCTTACCACTTTTTACACTCGACATATCAATCTGATTTTGGTTCAACGAGTTATTGGCATAATGTCAGTAAAGAAGGAATTTGGCGTGATGAAGTGTGCAATTGCAGAAAGAATGGCGATATTTATTGGGTGGATTCCACTGTGATTCCTTTGAAAAATGAGCTAGGGGATATCGAGCAGTTTTTAATGGTGCAATATAATATTTCGTCTGAAAAGAAATTAATGTCCGACCTTTATAAAATTGAACGCAATTTCAGAGCGATTACTGAAAACACAAATGATTTTATTGTTGTCACAGACCGCTACGGAAAAATTAAATACGCTTCACCTTCCTATACAAGGAAACTTGGTTATCATGAGGAAGAGCTGATTGGTGTTCCGTACGATCGATTGCTGAAGCCTGAATGTGTTCAACTGTGGCATGAAGCATTGAACCCTGAAACGATTGATAGAGTAGAGGAACAGAAAATTGAACTGCTTTTGTACAAAAAAGATAATAGTACGATATGGACGGAAGGGAATTATACGTTAACATTTGATCTGGCAAATCATGAAATTACGGAAATTGTCATGGTTTCAAGAGAAATTACCGAGCGAAAGCAGCTGGAAGATCAGTTAACCTATTTAGCGTATCATGATAGTCTGACACAGCTGGGGAATCGCCGTAAATTGTATAAGGACTTTCCGATGCTTAAGGCAGAAGCGGATGAAACAGGCACCTGCCTGGCGATTTTATATCTTGACGGGGATAATTTTAAACAAGTAAATGATCTGTACGGCCACGATGTTGGCGATGAATTTTTAATTCAATTCGGTAAATCGCTCGTTCGAAGCGTACGAAATGAAGACCTCGTTATAAGGCTTGGCGGCGATGAATTTTTAATAGTTTTAACAGGGTTGTCCATTTACGAGACAGATCGTACTGCTCAACTCGCTCAAATTGTGGGCAGAATCAAAGAAAATCTGCAAATTGGATGGATGATTCGAGAGGCACATTTCTCCCCTACAGCCTCAATGGGCCTATCAATATATCCAAAGCATAGTGTAAGTCTGGATGTATTAATTGATTTAGCGGATCAGGAATTATATAAAGCAAAACAGTCTTTCAATTAA
- a CDS encoding HAMP domain-containing histidine kinase, which translates to MMKNKLLNLSLKSKWMLAVGVTIFVSYTLISVVLYIALQTWLIHNEEKNALRTVDDMTTYFESQGNTVTVQALQNNTALMKAILNQEQTVRVFNLDGIEVMRINDAAPAAQLPKTQNYYSTVIEKQMISGSENYVIHRVVQIGQFQGIMQLIHPLAAFHSMMNYILTTIFIIGFGAILFSVMISYYLSNMLMKPLVQLRDAMSFVRKNGFAAQPKFDYTAKDEIGDLLHMYRTLMNELEISFTKQQQFVADASHELRTPIQVIEGHLSLIKRWGKDEPEVMEEALNTSLTEIARMRKMIEELLQLARREQADEKASADIEQVYEQVRDELLQLHPSTEFRLTVNGDKAAASITEHALAQIFRNILSNSIRYNSNVPNLHVTIDYNELQSQILVKIEDNGIGISEQHLPHIFDRFYRVDASRTNKIAGTGLGLSITKMLADKYEVEIDVESKIQKGTFFYLKLLKK; encoded by the coding sequence ATGATGAAAAATAAATTACTGAACCTTTCCTTAAAATCGAAGTGGATGCTCGCAGTCGGCGTAACGATTTTTGTAAGCTATACCCTCATATCTGTTGTGCTGTATATCGCGCTGCAAACATGGCTGATTCATAATGAGGAAAAAAATGCATTGCGAACGGTTGATGATATGACAACCTATTTTGAATCACAAGGAAACACTGTTACAGTACAGGCGCTTCAAAACAACACAGCATTGATGAAAGCTATTTTAAATCAGGAACAAACAGTACGTGTATTTAATTTGGATGGTATTGAGGTAATGCGTATCAATGATGCTGCGCCTGCTGCACAACTGCCAAAAACTCAAAATTATTATTCAACAGTGATTGAAAAGCAGATGATTTCAGGTTCTGAGAACTATGTCATCCACAGAGTCGTTCAGATCGGTCAATTTCAAGGAATTATGCAGCTGATTCACCCTTTAGCAGCATTTCATTCGATGATGAACTATATTTTGACGACCATCTTTATTATCGGTTTCGGTGCCATTTTATTTTCGGTTATGATCAGTTATTACTTATCGAATATGTTAATGAAACCGCTTGTTCAGTTAAGGGATGCCATGAGTTTCGTCAGAAAAAACGGGTTTGCAGCCCAGCCGAAATTTGATTATACGGCAAAAGATGAAATTGGCGACTTACTTCATATGTATCGTACTTTGATGAATGAACTTGAAATTTCATTTACAAAGCAGCAACAGTTTGTCGCAGATGCCTCACATGAACTGCGAACACCGATTCAAGTTATTGAAGGTCATTTATCTTTAATCAAACGGTGGGGGAAAGACGAACCGGAAGTAATGGAAGAAGCATTAAACACTTCGTTAACCGAAATTGCGCGTATGAGGAAAATGATTGAGGAACTATTGCAACTGGCAAGAAGGGAACAGGCAGATGAAAAGGCTTCAGCTGATATAGAACAAGTATACGAACAAGTAAGAGATGAATTACTGCAGCTCCATCCCAGCACTGAGTTTCGTCTGACCGTAAACGGTGATAAAGCGGCTGCCTCCATTACCGAGCATGCTTTAGCGCAAATCTTTAGAAATATTTTGAGTAATAGTATACGATATAATAGCAATGTTCCAAATCTTCATGTAACAATTGATTATAATGAATTACAGTCGCAGATTTTAGTTAAGATAGAAGACAATGGTATCGGTATTTCTGAACAACATTTACCACATATTTTCGATCGGTTTTACCGAGTGGATGCATCACGAACTAATAAAATTGCAGGTACTGGACTTGGGTTAAGTATTACAAAGATGCTCGCAGATAAATATGAAGTGGAAATTGATGTCGAAAGTAAAATACAGAAAGGTACCTTTTTTTACCTTAAACTTCTTAAAAAATGA
- a CDS encoding response regulator transcription factor, which translates to MNQKILIIEDEKNIARFLELELKHEQFETVTAYDGRTGLEFAESEQFDCILLDVMLPQLNGIEVCRRIRKFSDVPILLITARDEVMDRVSGLDAGADDYIVKPFAIEELLARIRSILRRVTHTQKSKQLVFRDLVIDVQAYEVIFENNKIELTRKEFDLLKLLVENKNHVCTREHILEMVWGFDSEVETNVVDVYIRHLRSKLQTENTPYIETVRGVGYVIRG; encoded by the coding sequence ATGAACCAGAAGATTTTAATTATTGAAGATGAAAAGAATATTGCGCGTTTCCTTGAATTGGAACTTAAGCATGAGCAGTTTGAAACCGTTACTGCATATGATGGGAGGACGGGTCTCGAATTCGCGGAAAGTGAACAATTCGACTGTATTTTACTCGATGTCATGCTGCCGCAATTAAATGGAATTGAAGTATGCAGAAGAATACGTAAATTCAGCGATGTACCGATTCTGTTAATAACCGCACGTGATGAAGTCATGGACCGTGTGTCAGGATTGGATGCAGGGGCAGATGACTATATTGTGAAGCCTTTTGCGATCGAGGAACTACTGGCCCGGATTCGTTCGATATTAAGGAGAGTCACGCACACTCAAAAATCTAAGCAACTCGTTTTTAGAGACTTGGTAATTGATGTTCAGGCATATGAAGTAATATTTGAAAATAACAAAATCGAGCTTACGAGGAAAGAATTCGATTTATTAAAGCTGCTTGTGGAGAACAAAAATCATGTATGTACAAGGGAACATATTTTAGAAATGGTTTGGGGATTTGATTCTGAGGTAGAAACTAATGTAGTCGATGTATATATTCGCCATTTACGTTCAAAACTGCAAACAGAAAATACTCCGTACATTGAAACTGTACGTGGTGTTGGCTATGTGATACGCGGGTGA
- a CDS encoding RND transporter yields the protein MSQEVAKKFIDRISSTVDPLANIVTVSLFCENAINHLIQEKLPKVRSFKDQATYIPMASSNYSTKVYSVYALGLIEQKLFENLWLLNYWRNKAAHNISVDIKALPMNFHIFDNNLRIEKDMNENEIVIGIALCTYKELHVFLNEQYGIKLNW from the coding sequence ATGAGTCAGGAAGTAGCGAAGAAATTTATTGATCGAATCTCAAGCACAGTGGATCCGTTAGCGAATATTGTCACGGTGAGTCTGTTTTGTGAAAATGCCATTAATCATCTGATTCAGGAAAAGCTGCCAAAAGTTCGGAGCTTCAAGGATCAGGCAACTTATATCCCGATGGCAAGCTCCAATTACAGTACGAAAGTCTATTCTGTTTATGCATTAGGTTTAATCGAACAGAAATTATTCGAAAACTTATGGTTGCTGAATTATTGGCGCAACAAAGCCGCACATAATATTAGTGTCGATATCAAAGCTTTGCCGATGAACTTTCACATTTTTGATAACAACCTGAGAATCGAGAAAGACATGAATGAAAATGAAATTGTGATCGGGATTGCGCTTTGTACGTATAAAGAGCTGCATGTGTTTTTAAATGAACAATACGGTATAAAACTAAATTGGTGA
- a CDS encoding YqaE/Pmp3 family membrane protein, giving the protein MMYLLAIFLPPLAVLFCGKPIQALINFFLCFLIWIPAVIHAILIVRDYKADKRMERQIKLMKK; this is encoded by the coding sequence ATGATGTATTTATTAGCTATTTTCTTGCCGCCTTTAGCCGTCCTGTTTTGCGGAAAACCGATCCAAGCATTAATTAACTTTTTCTTATGTTTTTTAATATGGATACCGGCAGTGATTCATGCAATTTTGATTGTTCGTGATTATAAAGCAGATAAAAGAATGGAGCGCCAAATCAAGCTAATGAAGAAATAG
- a CDS encoding CobW family GTP-binding protein has product MKDVYLFSGFLGSGKTSMLTDVIRQLKEANLKPAVIMNELGKLPFDSQAVEQDVPLKEMLEGCICCSGAEKTEAQIQSLLHDQEFDVLIIETTGAAHPVEALDAVYSPLFADKLNIKGIVTVADSRLWLDRSSLTPQVRSLFMEQIRHAHLLLANKTDLLTESEQAQVVYELQGFNANAFILQTTNGRVPLKLLQNMQSTARVSKEDIVSARIGESFNLGSRLVRFDTSFTQEQFEDWVRTLPDTVYRMKGYVPIEGIKNPMLFQYAYGMVQWLPEYIKMESNLVIIGENINNLEIISVP; this is encoded by the coding sequence ATGAAAGATGTATATTTATTTAGCGGATTTTTAGGAAGCGGCAAAACGTCCATGTTGACCGATGTCATTCGTCAATTGAAAGAGGCAAATTTAAAGCCTGCTGTAATTATGAATGAATTAGGAAAGCTGCCTTTTGATTCACAGGCGGTGGAACAGGATGTACCTTTGAAGGAAATGCTGGAAGGCTGTATTTGCTGCAGTGGGGCGGAAAAAACGGAAGCGCAAATTCAATCGCTTTTACACGATCAGGAATTTGATGTACTTATTATTGAAACAACAGGGGCCGCACACCCTGTAGAAGCACTGGATGCAGTCTACTCGCCTTTATTTGCGGATAAGTTAAATATTAAGGGGATTGTAACAGTGGCAGACAGCCGCTTATGGTTAGACCGCTCAAGTCTGACGCCACAGGTACGTTCACTATTTATGGAACAAATTCGTCATGCCCATCTGTTATTGGCGAACAAAACGGACTTGCTTACGGAATCGGAACAGGCGCAAGTTGTCTATGAGCTGCAAGGGTTCAATGCAAATGCTTTTATCCTTCAGACAACTAATGGACGAGTACCGTTGAAGTTATTGCAAAATATGCAGTCTACAGCTCGGGTTTCTAAAGAAGACATCGTGTCAGCACGTATAGGTGAAAGCTTTAATTTAGGCTCTCGCCTCGTACGGTTTGACACAAGCTTTACTCAAGAACAGTTTGAAGATTGGGTTCGAACTTTGCCCGATACGGTTTACCGTATGAAAGGGTACGTCCCGATTGAAGGCATCAAAAATCCAATGTTGTTCCAGTATGCCTATGGAATGGTCCAATGGCTGCCGGAATATATAAAAATGGAATCGAACCTAGTGATTATTGGTGAGAACATCAATAATCTTGAAATTATTTCTGTACCTTAA
- a CDS encoding undecaprenyldiphospho-muramoylpentapeptide beta-N-acetylglucosaminyltransferase: protein MKEKTIILTGGGTAGHVSLNEAIIPSLQEAGYNVHYIGSHDGIEKELITNAFPSLPYHSISSGKLRRYFSVQNFTDPFKVMAGITQAFSVIKKIKPTVIFSKGGFVSVPVVIAAKLANIPVVVHESDVTPGLANKISLPFASHIFTVFKETMKHLPIDKSTCTGSIIRQQLFEGNRERGMALCGFTTEKKVMLVMGGSLGSVVINDALRENLPALLENYQIIHLCGKGNADKKLENLQGYCQFEYVTTELPDLLFATDYVVSRAGSNSIFEFLALHKPMLLIPLSAAKSRGDQILNANLFKKQGFAQVLDEEKLTKASFMQAIQKLEEKAEEMIDHMLEVEHPKTPKEMVALITQYEK from the coding sequence ATGAAAGAAAAAACAATTATTTTAACAGGCGGAGGTACGGCCGGTCACGTATCACTAAATGAAGCGATTATCCCTTCATTGCAGGAAGCGGGGTATAATGTCCATTATATAGGCTCACATGATGGGATTGAAAAGGAACTGATTACAAATGCTTTCCCTTCTTTGCCATATCACAGTATTTCAAGCGGAAAGCTGCGTCGATACTTTTCAGTACAGAACTTTACAGATCCGTTTAAAGTGATGGCGGGGATTACACAAGCCTTTTCAGTTATCAAGAAAATTAAGCCGACCGTCATTTTTTCAAAGGGTGGATTTGTATCAGTGCCTGTTGTGATTGCGGCAAAGTTGGCAAATATACCGGTTGTTGTTCATGAATCGGATGTGACGCCTGGATTAGCAAATAAAATTTCATTGCCGTTCGCGTCCCATATTTTCACGGTATTCAAAGAAACGATGAAACATTTACCGATCGACAAATCGACTTGTACGGGTTCGATCATCCGTCAGCAGCTATTTGAAGGGAATCGCGAACGGGGCATGGCGTTATGTGGATTTACAACCGAGAAAAAAGTAATGCTTGTTATGGGCGGAAGCTTGGGATCTGTCGTAATAAATGATGCGCTTCGCGAAAATTTACCGGCCTTGCTTGAGAACTACCAGATTATCCATTTATGCGGTAAAGGGAACGCCGACAAAAAACTTGAAAATCTTCAGGGCTATTGTCAATTTGAATATGTGACGACAGAATTGCCGGATTTATTGTTTGCAACGGATTATGTTGTATCGCGTGCCGGTTCGAACTCGATTTTCGAATTTTTAGCGTTGCATAAGCCGATGCTGCTTATTCCTCTATCTGCTGCAAAAAGTCGCGGCGATCAGATTTTAAATGCCAACTTGTTTAAAAAACAAGGCTTTGCACAAGTATTGGATGAGGAAAAATTGACAAAAGCGTCATTCATGCAAGCAATTCAGAAGCTTGAAGAGAAAGCGGAAGAAATGATCGATCATATGCTAGAGGTCGAACATCCGAAAACTCCGAAAGAAATGGTTGCTTTAATTACTCAATATGAAAAATAA
- a CDS encoding GNAT family protein produces the protein MLKQRELHETAELYELLRHPSVFPFVRQKATSAEEYLFMTKQLIEEEQNGLTISRTIVDDWGVPIGTISIFDIQDGAGFLGTWIGKPYQGIGYNQKAKLAFLNELFFDYDFHTVFLRIREENARSQAAALKLPYVVDAEESNPSLFAQINQGVNKFRLFKIPKDLFYLTTANTLEETEEQAM, from the coding sequence ATGTTAAAACAGAGAGAACTTCATGAAACAGCAGAATTATACGAATTATTACGTCATCCGTCTGTGTTTCCATTCGTACGTCAGAAAGCAACTTCAGCTGAAGAGTATTTATTTATGACTAAACAATTAATTGAAGAAGAACAAAACGGATTAACGATTTCACGTACAATTGTAGATGATTGGGGTGTCCCAATCGGAACAATCAGTATTTTTGATATCCAAGATGGCGCCGGCTTTTTAGGAACATGGATCGGCAAACCATACCAAGGCATCGGTTATAATCAGAAAGCGAAATTAGCGTTTTTAAATGAACTATTTTTCGACTATGATTTCCATACAGTTTTCTTACGCATCCGCGAAGAAAATGCTCGCTCACAAGCAGCAGCACTAAAATTACCTTATGTAGTAGATGCCGAGGAATCAAATCCATCTCTTTTCGCACAAATTAATCAAGGCGTAAATAAATTCCGTCTTTTCAAAATTCCAAAGGATCTGTTCTATTTAACGACAGCAAATACGCTCGAAGAAACAGAAGAACAGGCAATGTAA
- a CDS encoding S41 family peptidase has product MDEQKRDEDQNGLNEEQITKPAGKYLRMKPFAFIMVIFLTILCTAGLTIFALTFGEKKVVEVKEPVERAEFKKLYDAYDALQQKYYEDINEEEVVYGAINGMFDALGDPYSDYMNKDEATSFNESLSSSFQGIGAEIQERNGYIMIVSPIKNTPAEKAGLQPKDMVLAVDGKSVKGMSSTEAVLLIRGEKGSEVTLTIQRGDAESFDTTIVRDDIPVETVYGDIDEEGIAHFQITSFSENTAVELEKLLIEYEKQGMKGIVLDVRQNPGGYLKAAIDISNLFVEEGKTIVQIQEKDEAPQIVAADNRSKYKLPLTILIDEGSASASEILAGALKESAGAQIVGLTSFGKGTMQEIIYMEDGANLKFTTGKWLTPDGNWVNEKGIAPDVKVDYPDYASLPYIDPSQTYEQNSDHASIKTAERILEVLGYEPGEVDTKFDESTEAALKEYQQDNELEVTGILTGDTAYALMDAISEKLKNEDPQILKAKELLDIKPEETTKE; this is encoded by the coding sequence ATGGATGAACAAAAAAGAGATGAGGATCAAAACGGTTTAAACGAAGAGCAAATAACAAAACCGGCAGGAAAGTATTTACGCATGAAACCATTTGCATTCATAATGGTTATTTTCCTGACAATTTTATGTACAGCCGGTTTAACAATTTTTGCGTTAACATTCGGTGAAAAGAAAGTTGTGGAAGTAAAAGAACCGGTAGAACGGGCAGAATTCAAAAAACTTTATGATGCGTATGATGCACTTCAGCAAAAATATTATGAAGACATAAATGAAGAAGAAGTGGTATATGGTGCAATCAACGGAATGTTTGATGCATTGGGTGACCCTTATTCTGATTATATGAATAAAGATGAGGCAACCTCTTTCAATGAAAGCCTTTCTTCAAGTTTTCAAGGAATTGGTGCGGAGATTCAAGAGCGAAATGGATATATCATGATCGTATCTCCAATTAAAAATACTCCTGCAGAAAAAGCAGGTTTACAACCGAAAGATATGGTATTAGCGGTTGACGGGAAAAGCGTCAAAGGCATGAGCTCTACAGAAGCTGTGTTATTGATTCGCGGTGAAAAAGGATCTGAAGTCACTCTGACAATTCAGCGCGGAGATGCTGAAAGCTTTGATACAACTATTGTGCGTGATGATATTCCGGTAGAAACTGTATATGGTGATATTGATGAAGAAGGAATTGCTCACTTCCAAATCACATCTTTCAGTGAAAATACTGCAGTAGAACTGGAAAAACTGTTAATTGAATATGAAAAACAGGGAATGAAAGGGATTGTTTTAGATGTACGTCAGAATCCAGGCGGCTATTTAAAAGCAGCAATCGATATTTCAAACTTGTTTGTTGAAGAAGGAAAAACAATCGTTCAAATTCAAGAAAAAGATGAAGCGCCACAAATTGTAGCTGCAGATAATCGTTCTAAATATAAACTTCCTTTAACAATCCTAATCGATGAAGGAAGTGCTTCTGCTTCTGAGATTTTGGCAGGTGCTCTAAAAGAGTCTGCAGGTGCCCAAATCGTTGGTTTGACTTCCTTTGGTAAAGGGACAATGCAGGAAATCATCTATATGGAAGACGGAGCAAACTTGAAGTTCACAACAGGCAAATGGTTAACACCAGACGGCAACTGGGTGAATGAAAAAGGAATTGCACCGGATGTGAAAGTTGACTATCCGGATTATGCTTCATTACCATATATTGATCCAAGCCAGACATATGAACAGAATTCCGATCATGCGTCCATCAAAACAGCTGAGCGCATCTTGGAAGTTTTAGGTTATGAACCAGGTGAAGTTGATACAAAGTTTGACGAATCGACAGAAGCAGCATTAAAAGAATACCAACAAGATAATGAACTTGAAGTGACAGGTATTTTAACAGGCGATACAGCCTATGCCTTAATGGATGCAATTAGCGAAAAGCTGAAAAATGAAGATCCTCAAATTTTAAAGGCAAAAGAATTATTGGATATAAAGCCTGAAGAAACGACAAAAGAATAA
- the dapF gene encoding diaminopimelate epimerase encodes MNIQLTKVHGSGNTFYLYEALYDEQFDFVNITKQLCHPTNDGGADGLLLVLPSSVADAKMRVINADGSEASMCGNGLRCVARYVCEKFNVNEAVIETMHACLKVKREDSIFEQLPTYSVEISPISFELASLPMKVEDKQQLRHEVIPAFSEEIPFTAISVPNPHLIGIVDKKYIDNTSHQQQLAAYLNSENEYCPDGVNVSYVQPLSADEIFVRTYERGVGFTNACGTAMTASALIASIEGYVSSSKVTVYNPGGFVQCEVSNNEGSWELALIGNATILGEYEFELQEEKIELVRIQPSEEQIQYEKCKIFVKDKIESFL; translated from the coding sequence ATGAATATTCAACTAACAAAAGTACATGGTTCTGGCAATACATTTTATTTATACGAAGCATTATATGATGAACAATTTGATTTTGTGAATATCACAAAACAATTATGTCACCCAACCAATGATGGTGGAGCAGATGGCTTATTATTGGTGCTTCCGTCTTCCGTGGCAGATGCAAAAATGCGCGTCATCAATGCAGATGGCTCGGAAGCTTCGATGTGCGGAAATGGTTTGCGCTGTGTCGCACGGTATGTCTGCGAAAAATTCAATGTAAATGAAGCGGTTATTGAAACAATGCATGCATGCCTGAAAGTGAAACGAGAAGACTCCATTTTTGAACAGCTACCTACATACTCTGTTGAAATCTCGCCCATTTCCTTTGAATTAGCTTCATTGCCAATGAAGGTAGAGGACAAACAACAATTGCGCCATGAAGTAATACCTGCTTTTTCAGAAGAAATTCCTTTTACGGCAATTTCAGTACCGAACCCGCATTTAATCGGAATCGTTGATAAAAAATATATCGACAACACATCACATCAGCAACAGCTTGCTGCCTATTTGAACAGTGAAAATGAATATTGCCCTGATGGAGTGAATGTCAGCTATGTACAACCATTATCGGCTGATGAGATTTTTGTCCGAACTTATGAGCGAGGTGTAGGTTTTACAAATGCATGCGGTACTGCAATGACTGCCTCTGCCCTAATTGCCTCAATTGAAGGCTACGTTTCGAGTAGTAAAGTAACCGTCTATAATCCGGGAGGCTTTGTTCAATGTGAGGTTTCTAATAATGAAGGAAGCTGGGAACTGGCACTGATCGGAAATGCAACGATATTAGGGGAATATGAATTCGAGTTGCAAGAAGAAAAAATTGAGTTAGTTCGTATACAGCCGTCAGAAGAGCAAATCCAATATGAGAAATGCAAAATTTTTGTGAAAGATAAAATAGAAAGCTTTCTGTAA